Proteins from one Gammaproteobacteria bacterium genomic window:
- the dnaK gene encoding molecular chaperone DnaK, with product MGKIIGIDLGTTNSVVAVLEGGKPKVIENSEGSRTTPSVVAFSADDQVLVGQAAKRQAVTNPDNTLYAIKRLIGRRYEDDVVKRDIDMVPYKIVAADNGGAWVEAKGKKMAPPEIAARVLMKMKKTAEDYLGEKITEAVITVPAYFNDSQRQATKDAGRIAGLEVKRIINEPTAAALAYGMEKKRGDAKIAVYDLGGGTFDISIIEMAEVEGEHQFEVLSTNGDTFLGGEDFDLRVMDYLCDEYKKDQGVDLHNDPLALQRLKEAAEKAKIELSSSQQTDVNLPYITADASGPKHLNIKLTRAKLESLVEDLIERTVTPCEVALKDAGLKPSDIRDVILVGGQTRMPKVQEVVKEVFGKEPRKDVNPDEAVAVGAAFQAGVLGGDVKDVLLLDVTPLSLGIETLGGVMTKLIEKNTTIPTKANQVFSTAEDNQTAVTVHVLQGEREMASANKALGRFDLTDIPVAPRGMPQIDVTFDIDANGILNVSAKDKATGKEQSIVIKASSGLAEAEIDRMVKDAEVHAEEDRKFHEVVDARNQADALIHATSKSLEELGDKVEAQEKTDIEVAMGELKELLKGDDKSEIEEKTKKLAELSGKIAERAYKQTTEDAKAAEGASTGSQSNGAATSDEHVVDAEFEEVDEDKK from the coding sequence ATGGGAAAGATAATTGGAATTGATCTGGGAACCACTAACTCAGTCGTCGCGGTGCTGGAGGGTGGTAAGCCCAAGGTAATTGAAAACAGCGAAGGGTCCCGCACCACGCCTTCGGTGGTCGCGTTTAGTGCCGATGACCAGGTGTTGGTGGGGCAGGCGGCCAAACGCCAAGCAGTGACAAATCCGGACAATACCTTGTATGCCATTAAGCGCCTGATCGGTCGTCGATACGAGGACGACGTGGTCAAGCGTGATATCGATATGGTGCCGTATAAGATTGTCGCCGCAGATAACGGGGGTGCCTGGGTGGAGGCGAAGGGTAAGAAGATGGCTCCCCCCGAGATCGCCGCGCGGGTATTGATGAAAATGAAGAAAACCGCGGAAGATTATTTAGGGGAAAAGATCACTGAGGCGGTTATTACAGTACCTGCCTACTTCAACGATTCTCAGCGCCAAGCGACCAAGGACGCGGGCCGTATTGCCGGGCTTGAGGTTAAGCGCATCATCAATGAACCGACGGCGGCGGCGCTGGCATATGGTATGGAGAAGAAGCGTGGTGACGCCAAGATCGCTGTCTACGACCTTGGTGGTGGCACGTTCGATATCTCGATCATCGAAATGGCGGAGGTCGAAGGCGAACACCAGTTCGAGGTATTGTCTACCAACGGGGATACGTTCCTTGGAGGCGAAGACTTTGATCTTCGAGTCATGGATTATCTCTGTGATGAATATAAAAAGGATCAAGGCGTTGACCTCCATAATGATCCGCTGGCCTTGCAGCGCCTGAAGGAAGCGGCTGAGAAGGCGAAGATCGAACTCTCCTCATCGCAGCAGACTGATGTCAACCTGCCGTATATTACGGCCGATGCCAGCGGTCCCAAGCACCTCAATATCAAATTGACGCGAGCGAAGTTGGAATCTTTGGTGGAGGATCTCATTGAGCGCACGGTCACACCCTGCGAAGTTGCGCTGAAAGATGCCGGGCTCAAACCGTCCGATATCCGCGACGTGATTTTGGTGGGCGGTCAAACGCGCATGCCTAAAGTACAGGAGGTTGTCAAAGAGGTATTTGGTAAGGAGCCTCGCAAGGATGTGAACCCGGACGAGGCCGTGGCAGTTGGTGCCGCTTTCCAAGCGGGTGTCCTTGGTGGAGACGTCAAGGATGTCCTGCTGCTCGACGTGACGCCGCTGTCACTGGGAATTGAGACCTTGGGTGGCGTAATGACCAAGCTCATCGAGAAGAACACCACGATTCCAACTAAAGCGAATCAGGTGTTTTCAACGGCGGAGGATAATCAAACAGCCGTTACTGTGCATGTCTTGCAGGGAGAGCGGGAGATGGCCTCGGCTAATAAGGCACTCGGGCGTTTCGATCTCACGGATATTCCGGTGGCACCAAGGGGGATGCCCCAGATCGATGTGACATTCGACATCGACGCCAACGGCATACTTAATGTTTCCGCAAAGGATAAGGCAACTGGCAAAGAGCAGTCCATTGTCATCAAGGCTTCGAGTGGTCTCGCCGAGGCGGAAATCGACCGCATGGTAAAGGACGCCGAAGTGCATGCCGAAGAGGATCGCAAGTTCCACGAGGTAGTGGATGCCCGCAACCAGGCTGATGCTCTGATCCACGCGACGAGCAAATCCCTAGAGGAGTTAGGTGACAAGGTTGAGGCGCAGGAGAAGACGGATATCGAGGTTGCCATGGGTGAGCTGAAGGAACTATTGAAGGGTGATGACAAGTCGGAAATCGAGGAAAAGACAAAGAAACTAGCGGAACTCTCCGGCAAGATCGCCGAGCGGGCCTATAAGCAAACCACAGAAGATGCGAAAGCCGCGGAGGGCGCAAGCACCGGATCGCAGAGCAATGGTGCCGCTACATCTGATGAGCATGTGGTCGATGCCGAGTTTGAGGAAGTCGATGAAGACAAGAAGTGA
- the grpE gene encoding nucleotide exchange factor GrpE — protein sequence MTRKRRYPRRDGGEEQVLNRTSDTAPVSDDAELAAADTDKGQAPQVSRTPASGRSADELAQLLEEAQQKADEHWNKLLRAKADLENLRKRTARDVANAHKYALESFITELLPVKDSVELGISASENASDVASLSEGMVLTLKMFESALEKFGVTIVDPEGERFNPDLHEAVSMQETQEAEPGTVMTVIQKGYLLQDRLLRPAMVIVATGPKGT from the coding sequence ATGACAAGAAAGCGCAGGTATCCCCGTCGCGACGGGGGTGAAGAACAAGTTTTGAACCGGACCAGTGACACGGCACCGGTGAGCGATGATGCAGAGCTCGCTGCGGCCGATACGGATAAGGGGCAAGCGCCTCAGGTGTCCAGAACACCAGCCTCGGGGCGGTCGGCCGATGAGCTCGCCCAGCTGCTCGAAGAGGCCCAGCAGAAGGCCGATGAACACTGGAACAAATTACTTCGGGCGAAGGCAGATCTCGAAAACTTGCGCAAGCGGACGGCCCGTGACGTTGCCAATGCCCATAAATATGCCCTTGAATCATTTATTACGGAACTTTTGCCGGTGAAGGACAGCGTTGAGCTCGGTATATCGGCGTCCGAAAATGCTTCAGATGTTGCCAGTCTGAGTGAGGGGATGGTGCTCACCCTAAAGATGTTCGAGAGCGCACTGGAGAAGTTTGGCGTCACGATCGTGGACCCAGAGGGTGAACGGTTCAACCCGGACCTGCATGAAGCCGTGTCGATGCAGGAGACTCAGGAGGCCGAGCCCGGTACGGTAATGACAGTGATTCAAAAGGGATATCTGTTGCAGGACCGGCTGCTCCGACCGGCCATGGTGATCGTCGCCACGGGACCCAAAGGGACCTGA
- the dnaJ gene encoding molecular chaperone DnaJ → MAEGDYYETLGVSRDANEAEIKKAYRRLAMKYHPDRNPDEQAETRFKAAKEAYEVLSDPSKRAAYDQFGHTGVDPFANAGADGFGASSFSDIFDTVFGDIFGTGGRASTRVFRGADLRYNLELTLEEAVFGDTVKIRVPKLAKCESCRGSGVRDGGTPATCSTCGGHGQVRLQQGFFSVQQACPKCRGTGKYIADPCTPCHGQGRVRDRKTISVKVPPGVDKGDRIRLAGEGEAGEQGGPPGDLYVHVHVKVHEIFTREQNDLYCEIPISIITVALGGELEVPTLDGRVSLKVPPETQSGKVFRLRGKGVKSVRSNTVGDLFCRGIVETPVNLDRKQKELLKELEKSMTSDGKRHSPKASSWLDGVKKFFEDKSL, encoded by the coding sequence ATGGCAGAAGGCGACTACTACGAAACTCTGGGTGTGTCACGCGACGCCAATGAGGCAGAGATCAAGAAGGCCTACCGACGCCTCGCCATGAAATATCATCCGGACCGCAATCCCGATGAGCAGGCAGAGACGCGCTTCAAGGCGGCCAAGGAGGCCTATGAGGTCTTGTCTGATCCCAGTAAGCGCGCTGCGTATGACCAGTTTGGTCATACTGGAGTTGACCCCTTTGCAAACGCGGGCGCTGACGGCTTTGGCGCAAGCAGTTTCAGCGATATCTTTGATACTGTGTTTGGCGATATCTTCGGCACTGGAGGACGGGCCAGCACACGCGTCTTTCGCGGGGCGGATCTTCGCTATAACCTCGAATTAACCTTAGAAGAGGCTGTCTTTGGCGACACTGTTAAGATCCGTGTTCCTAAACTGGCCAAGTGTGAATCCTGCCGAGGTAGTGGTGTCCGAGACGGCGGCACGCCGGCCACTTGCTCAACCTGTGGGGGCCATGGGCAGGTACGTCTGCAGCAGGGGTTTTTTTCCGTCCAACAGGCGTGCCCAAAATGTCGTGGGACAGGCAAGTATATTGCGGATCCGTGTACCCCATGCCATGGGCAAGGGCGTGTTAGGGATCGCAAGACTATATCGGTTAAGGTTCCCCCGGGGGTGGATAAAGGTGACCGTATCCGCTTGGCAGGCGAAGGCGAGGCAGGTGAGCAGGGTGGGCCCCCAGGGGACCTCTACGTGCATGTCCATGTTAAGGTACACGAAATTTTTACGCGGGAGCAGAATGATCTCTACTGTGAGATCCCTATTAGTATCATCACGGTGGCGCTGGGTGGAGAACTCGAGGTACCGACATTAGATGGACGCGTGTCGCTAAAAGTCCCACCGGAAACACAATCAGGAAAGGTCTTTCGCCTACGTGGGAAAGGCGTCAAATCGGTACGTAGCAATACAGTCGGGGATCTGTTCTGCCGGGGTATTGTTGAAACGCCCGTCAACCTCGATCGCAAACAGAAGGAGCTTTTGAAGGAGCTCGAAAAGTCAATGACTAGTGACGGCAAACGCCACAGTCCTAAGGCATCGTCATGGCTCGACGGCGTCAAAAAATTCTTTGAAGATAAAAGCTTATAA